GCGTCCCGCAAGCCCAGCTGCGTCATGATGTCCTTGCGGACACGGCCGGTGGCGGTGGCGGTGTAGGCGTGCATGCTCACCGACGGCCAGCGCTCGCGCAGACGGGCGAGCTGCCGATACTCGGTCCGGAAGTCGTGGCCCCACTGGCTGATGCAATGCGCCTCGTCCACCGCGATGAAGCTGACCGGTTTCGACTCGAGCAGCTTCAGGAAGCCGTCGCCGCCGTCGCCGACCAGCCGTTCCGGCGCGACATACAACATGCGGTAGCGGCCCTCGCGAATGCCGCGGGTGACCTCGGCCCTGGCCTCCGACGGCATCGAGCTGTTGTAGTACGCGGCCGCCACGCCGTTGCCGACGAGCGTGTCCACCTGGTCCTTCATCAGCGAGATGAGCGGCGACACGACAATGGCCAGCCCCTCGCGGGCAATCGCCGGGGCCTGGAAGCACAGCGACTTGCCCCCGCCAGTGGGCAGCACCAGCAGCGAGTCGCGGCCGGCCATGACCGCGTCCATCGCTTCGCGCTGAAGCGGCCGAAAGGAGTTATAGCCCCAGTATCTTTCGAGGATCTCAGCGAGGGTCAAGGAACCAGCTTATCAGAGGTTATTGAACTAGTCACATAACTGGTCAATACTATGACCATGAAGACCGTGGGCCTGGCCGAAGCCAAAGCCACCCTGTCGGCGCTGCTCGACCGCGTCGAGAAGGGGGAAACCATCACGATCACGCGGCACGGCGAGCCCGTCGCCGAATTGCTGCCGATTGCCCCGTTCCGGCCGAAAGGGCTGCGCCCGTGGGGACTCTACAAAGGGCAGTTCACGGTACCAGACGATTTCAACGATCCACTGCCGGACGCCGAACTCGATCTGTGGGAGGGGAAAGGCGACGAAGGGCCGTGAAGCTCCTCCTCGACACCCACGTCTTCCTGTGGATCGCGACCGACGATGACCGCCTGCCGCGCGACCTGAAGACCATCCTGCGCGCGCCGTCCAACGAGGTCTACCTCAGCGTGGCATCATCCTGGGAGATCGCCGTCAAGGCGCAATCCGGGAAGCTGGTACTGCCGATGCCCGTCTGGGCGTTCATCCTCGAGTCCCGTGAGCGGCTCGGCATCCAGACCCTGTCGATCCAGGAAACGGCCGTCGCTCACGTGGCGAAGCTCCCCGACATCCACCGCGATCCCTTCGATCGCATGCTGGTCTGCCAAGCCATCCAGCACGAACTGACCATCGTCACCAGCGACACCCACGTGCAGCGCTACCCCGTCAAGACCATGTGGGCGTGAGCAGCCCCGTCACGGCGTCATGCGCCAGACATTCCTCGCCGCGGTCCGGCGCACCAGCCGTCGCCGCGACCCTATAATGTCGCTGCGATGCCCTCTTCATTGGTCACCAGGCTGCGGGCAACTCTGAGCGGTGACACGACGAAGCAGGCGGCGTTCCTGACCTTCCTCTCGATGGTCGAGTTCCGGGTGTTCGTCCTGCTGCACCCAGAGAACCTGTTCGAACTGTCCGAGGCGGCGCGCCACGTGATCGAGGGGACGCCGTACTTCGCGGCGTTCCAGAACCGCCTCCTCGGGCCGTACCTGGTGCTGCTGTGCTCGTCGATGACCGGCCTGTCCTACGAGTCCAGCCACGGCCTCATCCTGCTCGCGCTCGTGATCGCGGCCAACCTGACGGCCTTTGCCGTGTTCCGGCGCCTGACCGCGTCTTCGGATCTCGGGTTCCGGTACGCGGTTTACTTCCTGTGCGCCTTCCTGGCGATCCAATCCGACGACTGGGCGTTGGTCTGGGACTTCATCGACATGCCCGTTTACCTGCTGTTCGCCTACGGCGTGTTCGCGCGAAAGCCCGTGGCGTACTTCATTCCGATCTTCGCGGTTGGCATCCTCAACAAGGAATCGGCCCTGGTGATTCCCCTGTGGTTGATGATCGACGCGTTTATCGTCCGCAGCGGCCCGCGAGCGGGCCGCCTCGGCGGGCGGCTCGAGCTCCCGGCGCGGTTCTGGGGCGGCGTGCTGCTGGCCGCCGCCGGAGGCACCTACACCAAGGTGTCGCGGGAACTGTTGTTCGTGCAGTCTTCGCTCGAGTCCACCGACCGGTTCATCCAGCTGCCGTTCTTCGACAACCACTGGAACCTCTTTGCCAGCATCCATCGGGCAGCGGTCCTGCTGCTCAACCCGGCCCTCGACCTGGCCGTGGTCATCCACCTG
This sequence is a window from Vicinamibacterales bacterium. Protein-coding genes within it:
- a CDS encoding type II toxin-antitoxin system Phd/YefM family antitoxin → MKTVGLAEAKATLSALLDRVEKGETITITRHGEPVAELLPIAPFRPKGLRPWGLYKGQFTVPDDFNDPLPDAELDLWEGKGDEGP
- a CDS encoding type II toxin-antitoxin system VapC family toxin, with translation MKLLLDTHVFLWIATDDDRLPRDLKTILRAPSNEVYLSVASSWEIAVKAQSGKLVLPMPVWAFILESRERLGIQTLSIQETAVAHVAKLPDIHRDPFDRMLVCQAIQHELTIVTSDTHVQRYPVKTMWA